The DNA region CGCCCAGGCGAGCACCGCGGGGTTCACGAGGCTTCCGGCGTAGAGGATCACGTCCGCCGCCGCCACGGCGTCGCGCCCGCGCACCGTGATGAGCTCCGGATCCCCGGGGCCCGCCCCCGCGAAGACCACCTCGCCGGGGCGCACGGCTTCTTGCCCTGCGCGCGGTGCGGGCCTCACGTGCCACGCTCCGCTGCCCGGACGAATCGAAGCAGGCTCACCGGGTTCAGGGGCTCCAGGCGCAGCCGCCCGGCCACGGGCCGGGACCGGGCGCAGGACACCTGGGTTACGTCGGGTTCGAGGCCGCGGGCGCGGGCCCAGCCCACGGTTTCCCCCAGGGTGTCCAGGAGCACCGCGGCCGTCACCAGGGTGCCCCCGGAGCGCAGGCGCCCAAACGCGGCGTCCAGGAGCTCCCCCAGGCGCCCCCCGCTCCCCCCCAGGAAGACCGCGTCCGGGTCCGGCAGGCCCGAGAGCGCCCCCGGGGCCTCGCCGTGTACCGGCACGAGGCCCGCGGTCCGGAACCGGCGGCGGTTCTCCCGGACGTGGGCGATGCCCTCCGCTGACTTCTCCACGGCGTAGGCCCGCAGGCCCGGGGCGAGGAGGCAGGCCTCCACCGCCACCGAGCCCGAGCCGGCCCCCACGTCCCAGAAGACCCCGGCACGGGGGAGCCGCAGAAGGCCCAGGGCCACGGCCCGCACCTCGGCCTTGGTGAGGAGCCCCCGGGAGTGGGCGAAGCCTTCGTCGGGCAGACCGGGCCCGAGGGGCCGGGGGTCGTCGCCCGGGCCGAGCAGCACGACCACGTTGAGGTCCGAGCCCGACCACGCGAGAAACCCCTCGCAGGGGCCCCGGGTGACGCGCTCGGTGGGCAGGCCCAGGTCCTCGGCCACCACCATCTCCCGGCCGCCCCAGCCCGCCTCCTCCAGAAAGCGGGCGATGCGGGCCGGGGTGTTGCGGGAGTCGGTGAAGACGCCCACCCGCCGGGCGCCCAGAACGGGTGCGAGCTCCTCCAGGGGGCGCCCGTGGAGGCTCGCGAACCGGGCCCCGCTCCAGGGCTCCCCGGCCCGGGCAAAGGCCAGCTGCATGGAGGAAACGGCCGGCCAGACCCGGACCTCCCCCGGGGGCAGGCGGCGCAGCACCGTGGCCGCGAAGCCGAAGAAGCCCGGGTCCCCGGACGCCAGGACGGCGGCCTGCAGCTCGGGGTCGGCCGCCAGGCGGCCCGCCAGGGCCGCGAGACGGCCTTCGCCTTCCAGGGACCAGCGCTCGCC from Thermodesulfobacteriota bacterium includes:
- the cbiE gene encoding precorrin-6y C5,15-methyltransferase (decarboxylating) subunit CbiE, translating into MTAARGPRVHVIGISPGARELPPEARSAALGAALLAGVPRHLALAPEFGGERWSLEGEGRLAALAGRLAADPELQAAVLASGDPGFFGFAATVLRRLPPGEVRVWPAVSSMQLAFARAGEPWSGARFASLHGRPLEELAPVLGARRVGVFTDSRNTPARIARFLEEAGWGGREMVVAEDLGLPTERVTRGPCEGFLAWSGSDLNVVVLLGPGDDPRPLGPGLPDEGFAHSRGLLTKAEVRAVALGLLRLPRAGVFWDVGAGSGSVAVEACLLAPGLRAYAVEKSAEGIAHVRENRRRFRTAGLVPVHGEAPGALSGLPDPDAVFLGGSGGRLGELLDAAFGRLRSGGTLVTAAVLLDTLGETVGWARARGLEPDVTQVSCARSRPVAGRLRLEPLNPVSLLRFVRAAERGT